A window from Pseudobutyrivibrio ruminis HUN009 encodes these proteins:
- a CDS encoding YggS family pyridoxal phosphate-dependent enzyme, with protein sequence MREQELKENLTNVEERVAAACKRAGRAREEVTLIAVSKTKPVEDLQVIYNSGIRNFGENKVQELTGKIPEMPNDIDWHLIGHLQRNKVKYIVDKVKLIHSVDSYRLAEEINIQAKKHGIVVPILIEVNAANEATKFGVKLEETLQLCEEISHLENVHIEGLMTIAPNVVVSEENRPIFNKIKALSVDIARENLDNVDMRILSMGMTNDFEVAIEEGATHVRVGTAIFGERNYNI encoded by the coding sequence ATGAGAGAGCAAGAATTAAAAGAGAATTTAACAAACGTTGAAGAAAGAGTTGCTGCGGCATGCAAAAGAGCTGGGAGAGCAAGAGAGGAAGTTACTCTTATTGCAGTTAGTAAGACAAAGCCAGTAGAGGATTTGCAGGTAATTTATAATTCAGGTATTCGTAACTTTGGTGAGAACAAAGTTCAGGAACTCACAGGGAAGATTCCTGAGATGCCAAATGATATAGATTGGCATTTGATTGGTCACCTTCAGCGTAATAAAGTTAAATATATTGTAGACAAGGTCAAGCTTATCCATTCTGTAGATAGTTATAGATTAGCAGAAGAAATAAATATTCAGGCTAAAAAGCATGGTATAGTTGTACCTATTCTTATTGAGGTAAATGCAGCTAATGAGGCTACAAAGTTTGGTGTGAAGCTGGAAGAGACATTACAGCTTTGTGAAGAAATATCTCATTTAGAGAATGTTCACATCGAAGGATTAATGACTATAGCACCAAATGTAGTGGTTTCTGAAGAAAATCGACCAATTTTTAACAAAATAAAGGCATTATCGGTTGACATAGCAAGAGAAAACCTTGATAATGTAGATATGAGAATTTTATCTATGGGAATGACAAATGATTTTGAAGTTGCCATAGAAGAAGGTGCTACTCATGTACGTGTAGGTACAGCAATCTTCGGCGAGAGAAACTATAATATTTAA
- a CDS encoding cell division protein SepF, with product MFERMLDAMHLSDDYDDYDDDELYDEEEDKSFFNKFGKNSDEERRPVLNKPSEKETRAAKPAPKITPMRNKGKGTVMEVCVIKPSSFEDAREISETLLADRTVLLNMKGLDLGVAQRIIDFTCGTCYAIDGNLQRIEDYIFIITPAGVELSGDLAGIVDAFDFTGIQTGF from the coding sequence ATGTTTGAAAGAATGCTTGACGCGATGCATCTTAGTGACGACTACGACGATTATGATGATGATGAATTATATGATGAGGAAGAGGATAAATCCTTCTTCAACAAATTCGGAAAGAATTCAGACGAAGAAAGACGTCCAGTTTTGAACAAGCCTTCTGAAAAAGAGACTAGAGCTGCTAAACCAGCTCCAAAGATTACACCTATGAGAAATAAAGGGAAAGGAACTGTTATGGAGGTTTGTGTTATTAAGCCATCTTCATTCGAGGATGCCAGAGAGATTTCTGAGACACTTTTAGCAGATAGAACCGTTTTACTTAACATGAAAGGTTTGGATTTAGGAGTTGCTCAGCGTATCATTGATTTTACATGCGGTACATGTTATGCAATCGATGGTAACCTTCAGAGAATCGAAGATTACATCTTCATTATCACACCTGCAGGAGTTGAGCTATCTGGTGATTTAGCAGGAATCGTTGATGCCTTTGACTTTACAGGAATTCAAACAGGCTTTTAA
- the aroB gene encoding 3-dehydroquinate synthase: MLQDLLINYENKPCYKIVFRPDFSDLINVFNSEVNHQYDRICIVTDSNVAQLYLGEIISGFKNTNSEVYSFSFDAGEESKNLDVVNLLYQHLILHKFTRNSLLVALGGGVVGDLTGFAAATFLRGIDFIQIPTTLLSQVDSSVGGKTGVDFNQYKNMVGAFYMPKLVYMNIGSLNTLDDNNFICGMGEVIKSALIADKDFYNWLKENASLLKERNYDALAYAVGKCCGIKGHVVEIDPKEKGIRAYLNFGHTIGHAIEKLKNFMLGHGQCVGLGMVSAIYLSNKLSYISDDEVSDIIDTLKEFDIPVSVDGLNPTEVLAATKSDKKMTGNKIKFTILKAIGQADSYLDFSDEDLLWAIDKVLV; this comes from the coding sequence ATGCTTCAAGATTTACTAATCAATTACGAGAACAAGCCATGTTATAAAATTGTATTTAGACCCGATTTTTCTGATTTAATAAATGTGTTTAATTCAGAAGTAAACCATCAATACGATAGGATTTGCATTGTTACAGATTCTAATGTGGCGCAGCTATACTTGGGTGAAATTATATCAGGATTTAAGAATACTAATTCGGAGGTTTATTCGTTTAGCTTTGACGCAGGCGAAGAATCTAAAAATCTCGATGTTGTTAATTTGTTATATCAGCATTTAATATTACATAAGTTTACTAGAAATTCGTTGCTTGTAGCATTAGGCGGTGGAGTTGTTGGAGATTTAACGGGATTTGCTGCAGCTACTTTCTTAAGAGGTATTGATTTTATTCAAATTCCTACTACATTGCTTTCACAGGTTGATAGTTCTGTAGGTGGTAAAACTGGTGTTGATTTTAACCAATATAAAAACATGGTTGGCGCGTTCTACATGCCAAAGCTTGTTTATATGAATATTGGTTCTTTAAATACTCTGGATGATAATAACTTTATTTGTGGTATGGGCGAAGTTATTAAAAGTGCTCTTATTGCTGATAAGGATTTCTATAATTGGCTTAAGGAAAATGCTTCATTACTAAAAGAACGTAATTATGATGCGTTAGCTTATGCTGTTGGAAAGTGCTGTGGAATTAAAGGCCATGTAGTTGAAATTGATCCCAAGGAAAAAGGTATCAGAGCGTATCTTAATTTTGGTCACACCATAGGTCATGCTATTGAGAAGCTTAAGAATTTTATGTTGGGACACGGACAGTGCGTAGGACTTGGTATGGTCTCAGCAATTTATTTATCTAACAAATTATCTTACATATCGGATGATGAGGTTTCTGATATTATTGATACTTTGAAGGAGTTTGATATTCCGGTTAGTGTAGATGGTTTGAATCCAACAGAAGTTCTTGCAGCTACCAAGTCAGATAAAAAAATGACTGGAAACAAGATTAAATTTACTATATTAAAGGCGATAGGTCAGGCCGATTCATATTTGGATTTTTCCGATGAAGATTTGCTTTGGGCTATAGATAAGGTGCTAGTTTAA
- the lspA gene encoding signal peptidase II, producing MFYKYKKSVSLLYSLILIILLIALDQFTKVLAVRHLMNKPDIILISNVLQLHYLENTGAAFSILEGKQIVFAIITPILLVALCYILVKMPQTKKYQALDYIIVFLVAGAIGNYIDRIMNNYVVDFIYFSLINFPVFNVADCYVTVSVILLLILIMWYYTDEDLDDIKKGLKITKNG from the coding sequence ATGTTTTACAAATATAAAAAATCAGTTTCATTGCTTTATAGCTTAATACTTATAATTTTACTTATAGCGCTTGATCAGTTTACTAAGGTTTTAGCTGTGAGACATCTTATGAATAAGCCAGATATAATTCTTATTTCTAATGTATTGCAGCTTCATTATCTAGAAAACACAGGTGCAGCTTTTTCAATCTTAGAGGGAAAGCAGATTGTATTTGCGATTATTACACCGATTCTACTGGTTGCTCTTTGCTATATTTTGGTAAAGATGCCTCAGACTAAGAAGTATCAGGCTTTAGATTATATTATTGTTTTTTTAGTAGCAGGAGCTATAGGCAATTATATCGATAGAATCATGAACAATTATGTTGTTGATTTTATTTATTTTTCGCTTATCAATTTTCCTGTATTTAATGTTGCAGATTGCTACGTTACAGTTTCTGTTATTTTACTGTTAATTCTTATAATGTGGTATTATACAGATGAGGATTTAGATGATATTAAAAAAGGATTAAAGATTACAAAGAATGGATGA
- a CDS encoding RluA family pseudouridine synthase translates to MDEFTLSIEDSADCGVRIDKYLAQALPEKSRSYYQKAIDSGFVLVNGKQVKSKYQTKLGDDIVVSIEPVKEIDIQPEDIPIEILYEDQDVIVVNKPKGMVVHPAPGHYSGTLVNALMYHCKDSLSGINGEIRPGIVHRIDMNTTGSLLVCKNDKAHNDIAAQIKVHSVNRIYKGIVIGNFKENEGTINARIGRNPKDRKKMAVVSDGREAITHFKVLEQYKGYSYVQFKLETGRTHQIRVHMAHIGHPLLGDDVYGKPVKNLQGQTLHAQTIGFVQPTTGEYVEVDAPLPAYFEDLLTKYRKMV, encoded by the coding sequence ATGGATGAATTTACTTTATCAATTGAGGATTCTGCAGATTGTGGAGTCAGAATAGATAAATATTTAGCTCAAGCATTACCTGAGAAATCACGAAGCTACTATCAAAAAGCCATTGATAGTGGCTTTGTTTTAGTTAATGGAAAACAGGTCAAATCTAAATATCAGACCAAACTTGGTGACGATATTGTTGTAAGCATAGAGCCAGTAAAAGAGATAGATATTCAGCCTGAGGATATTCCTATTGAAATTCTTTACGAGGATCAGGATGTAATTGTTGTTAATAAGCCTAAGGGAATGGTTGTGCATCCGGCACCAGGTCATTATTCTGGTACACTTGTCAATGCACTTATGTATCATTGCAAAGATTCATTATCTGGAATTAATGGAGAAATTAGACCAGGAATTGTACATAGAATAGATATGAATACTACAGGGTCTCTTTTAGTATGCAAAAACGATAAAGCTCATAATGATATTGCCGCTCAAATCAAAGTGCATTCAGTAAATCGTATATATAAGGGAATCGTTATTGGAAATTTTAAAGAGAACGAAGGCACGATAAACGCTAGAATTGGCCGAAATCCGAAAGATAGAAAGAAAATGGCTGTAGTAAGTGATGGTCGTGAAGCAATCACTCATTTCAAGGTTTTAGAGCAATATAAAGGCTATTCTTATGTACAGTTTAAGCTGGAAACTGGAAGAACCCATCAGATTCGTGTTCACATGGCTCATATAGGCCATCCATTGCTTGGGGATGACGTTTATGGAAAGCCAGTTAAGAATCTTCAGGGCCAAACTCTTCATGCTCAAACAATTGGATTTGTTCAGCCTACTACTGGAGAATATGTTGAAGTAGATGCTCCGTTGCCTGCTTATTTTGAGGATTTACTTACTAAATATAGAAAAATGGTATAG
- a CDS encoding tyrosine-type recombinase/integrase translates to MGKDSQFYKDKTKNQKIKLRELISQLPKCAADYIYSKEHTTQPSTLISYSYDLLTFFRFLGASNPTIDGSDLKKIDYGVLNKITADDIIEYQRYLELNVVGEQHENDKKAIARKMSPLRGMFKYHYTRHNIDDDPTATVELPKLKKDKNIIRMNNYEVQAILDAIDNGTAYTSERQRMYNQKTRGRDLAILTLMLNTGIRVSECNGLDLNDVDFHVNSLTIVRKGGGQDVIYFNQEVADVLKDYINGERQYINPVEGHETALFYSLQGKRISVDAIENLVKKYAKIVVPNKKITPHKLRSTYGTALYRETGDIRLVADVLGHENINTTIDYYAAIEDEHKRQARNAVDFRRKDT, encoded by the coding sequence ATGGGTAAAGATTCACAGTTCTATAAAGACAAAACAAAGAATCAAAAAATCAAATTACGTGAGTTAATCTCACAGCTTCCTAAGTGTGCTGCTGATTATATTTATTCTAAGGAACATACAACTCAGCCTAGCACTTTAATTTCATATTCCTATGATCTATTAACTTTTTTTCGATTTTTAGGAGCCTCCAACCCTACAATTGATGGTTCAGACCTCAAAAAAATTGATTACGGCGTTTTAAATAAAATTACAGCTGATGATATTATTGAGTACCAACGTTATTTGGAATTAAATGTTGTAGGCGAACAACACGAAAATGATAAAAAAGCAATCGCTCGTAAAATGTCTCCATTACGTGGTATGTTCAAGTATCACTATACCAGACACAATATTGACGATGATCCAACGGCTACAGTTGAATTACCAAAGCTCAAAAAAGACAAAAACATCATTAGAATGAACAATTATGAGGTTCAAGCAATTCTAGACGCCATTGATAACGGAACTGCCTATACATCTGAGCGTCAACGCATGTATAATCAAAAAACACGCGGCCGCGACCTTGCAATCCTTACTTTGATGCTAAATACCGGAATCCGAGTCAGCGAATGTAATGGCCTGGATTTAAATGATGTAGATTTTCATGTTAATTCTTTAACAATCGTTCGAAAGGGAGGCGGACAGGACGTTATCTACTTCAATCAGGAGGTCGCAGACGTTCTAAAAGACTATATAAATGGCGAACGCCAATATATAAATCCTGTAGAAGGCCATGAAACTGCTCTCTTCTATTCCCTTCAAGGAAAGCGAATTAGTGTTGATGCCATTGAAAATCTCGTTAAGAAATACGCCAAAATAGTGGTTCCAAACAAAAAAATCACGCCTCATAAGCTTCGAAGCACCTATGGTACTGCCCTCTATCGTGAAACCGGAGATATCAGGCTTGTAGCTGATGTATTAGGCCACGAAAATATTAATACTACAATCGACTACTACGCTGCTATTGAAGACGAGCACAAACGACAGGCCCGCAATGCAGTAGATTTCCGAAGAAAAGATACATAA
- a CDS encoding nucleotidyltransferase domain-containing protein — protein sequence MLTELHEKVLLKICMLLHDSGKDVCWGLTGSTSFALQGMDYEPHDIDIQTDEATAYILGELLKEYEVQPVNFSGNEKIRSHFGKFLVDGMEVEVMGDIQKKPADEWENIIPLDTLLDYVDWNGYQVPVLKLSYEAEAYRKLGRLEKAEQLERFARERQIQICLIK from the coding sequence ATGCTTACAGAATTACATGAAAAAGTATTGCTAAAGATATGTATGCTATTACATGATTCCGGTAAGGATGTTTGCTGGGGATTAACAGGAAGTACATCTTTTGCACTTCAGGGGATGGATTATGAGCCTCACGATATAGATATTCAGACTGATGAAGCAACGGCTTATATCTTAGGCGAGTTGTTAAAGGAATACGAGGTACAGCCTGTAAACTTCAGTGGTAATGAAAAGATTCGATCTCACTTCGGAAAGTTTTTAGTTGATGGAATGGAAGTTGAGGTTATGGGAGATATTCAAAAGAAGCCAGCCGATGAATGGGAGAACATCATCCCGCTAGATACATTGCTTGATTATGTTGATTGGAATGGATATCAGGTTCCGGTGTTGAAACTTTCATATGAAGCTGAAGCCTATAGAAAGCTGGGACGTTTAGAGAAGGCAGAGCAACTAGAACGATTTGCACGGGAAAGACAAATTCAAATTTGTCTAATTAAATAA
- a CDS encoding AAA family ATPase, with protein MKDFFSEIVGYENIKYELRIIIDMLKNTEKYKKMGAYMRNGILFIGPPGTGKTTMANCFASATGRKIFTIRKKYSDGRFLEEINTTFSEAVEAAPSIILLDDIDKFAVQEAHRGNEEEFVAVQACIDEVREKDVFVIATANDSRRIPDSLQRDGRLGKAIIFNVPQKSDRIAIIDHYLKRMNNVKDVDSESIARMLDGYSCAMLETIIKTAAMRAAYNNNEYILMDDFVEACLEEVFDIRGSDENLSEKTCIRTAYHEAGHALIAELVDPKSVSIVSIRKIDSHVQGFVRYSRIPESEYTYDYYENLIKVSLAGKAAVEVVLGETDLGTNRDLHNAFDRASKLVDNYCSYGFHNWIEDGNGDFVAENRNREMIAVMERNYMAVKKMLIENRELLDLLANALLEKTTLIYSDIQAIMYGEEVM; from the coding sequence ATGAAAGATTTTTTTTCAGAAATTGTAGGATATGAAAATATCAAGTACGAATTACGAATAATTATAGACATGCTTAAGAATACGGAGAAATATAAAAAAATGGGAGCCTATATGCGGAATGGCATATTATTTATTGGCCCTCCAGGAACGGGTAAAACAACAATGGCAAATTGTTTTGCAAGTGCCACAGGTAGGAAGATTTTTACAATAAGAAAAAAATATTCTGATGGAAGATTTCTTGAGGAAATAAACACAACATTTAGTGAGGCTGTTGAAGCAGCTCCGTCAATAATCTTATTAGACGATATTGATAAGTTCGCAGTACAAGAAGCTCATAGAGGCAATGAGGAAGAGTTTGTCGCAGTGCAGGCTTGCATAGACGAAGTCAGAGAAAAAGATGTATTCGTAATTGCGACAGCAAACGATAGTAGACGCATTCCTGATTCTTTACAACGTGATGGACGACTGGGTAAGGCAATAATATTTAATGTTCCGCAAAAGTCAGACAGGATTGCTATAATTGATCATTATTTAAAAAGAATGAATAATGTGAAAGATGTTGATTCTGAATCAATTGCTAGAATGCTTGATGGATATTCCTGTGCGATGCTTGAAACAATCATAAAAACAGCGGCAATGAGGGCAGCTTATAATAATAATGAATATATTCTAATGGATGATTTTGTTGAAGCGTGTTTAGAGGAAGTTTTTGATATTAGAGGAAGTGATGAAAACTTGAGTGAAAAGACCTGTATTCGAACCGCATATCATGAAGCAGGACATGCACTGATAGCAGAGCTTGTTGATCCAAAATCTGTAAGTATAGTATCAATTCGAAAGATAGATAGTCACGTTCAAGGTTTTGTAAGATATTCTCGGATTCCTGAAAGTGAATATACTTATGATTATTATGAGAATTTAATAAAAGTGTCACTCGCTGGAAAAGCGGCAGTAGAGGTGGTATTAGGCGAAACCGATTTGGGTACAAATAGAGATTTACATAATGCGTTTGATAGAGCTTCAAAACTAGTGGATAATTATTGCTCATATGGTTTCCATAATTGGATTGAGGATGGTAATGGAGATTTTGTAGCTGAAAACAGAAACCGAGAAATGATTGCTGTTATGGAAAGAAACTATATGGCAGTAAAAAAGATGCTGATAGAGAATCGTGAATTACTGGATTTATTGGCAAATGCATTATTAGAAAAAACAACTTTAATATACTCAGATATACAGGCTATTATGTATGGAGAGGAAGTTATGTAA
- the dnaB gene encoding replicative DNA helicase has product MNDSLKKSVPHSLAAERAIIGSMIIDNEAVNVCSEILTKNDFYQKIYGILFQVIIDLTNSQQAVDEITIMAAVGEIDLGINVEELIKELILEVPTSVNAKDYAKIVKDKSILRNIIRVGQSLEQRCYEESDNVDSILADSEADIFALNQKHGDTDESSIKQVVLAELTAIEMAARNKGELTGIASGFIDLDGVTQGFQKGDLIIVAARPAMGKTAFVLNIAAHIGIELKKKVAVFSLEMPKGQLARRLMAQEGHVDSKKMKSGNLTEADWELLIQAATKVGCSNIVLDDAIGGLTPQKLRHKCRKLAADGDLAVIIIDYLQLMDGDKRVDNRQVEVSQISRSLKMIAKELNVPIIALSQLSRSVEDRTDKRPMMSDLRESGAIEQDADIIMFLYRDEYYNHDSDKKNTTELIIGKHRGGELATIELAWLPEFTKFANKDYTQGGV; this is encoded by the coding sequence ATGAATGATTCACTGAAAAAAAGTGTGCCACATTCATTGGCAGCAGAAAGAGCAATAATAGGCTCAATGATCATAGACAATGAAGCAGTAAATGTATGTTCAGAAATATTAACAAAGAATGATTTTTATCAGAAAATATACGGCATACTCTTCCAAGTCATAATAGATTTGACTAATTCGCAGCAGGCAGTGGACGAAATAACAATTATGGCTGCTGTAGGAGAAATCGATTTAGGAATAAATGTAGAAGAACTAATCAAAGAATTAATTTTGGAGGTTCCTACCTCTGTAAATGCAAAAGATTATGCAAAAATAGTTAAGGACAAGTCAATACTAAGAAATATAATTCGAGTGGGACAATCACTTGAACAACGTTGCTATGAAGAATCGGATAATGTGGATAGCATTCTTGCTGATTCAGAAGCAGATATATTTGCTTTAAATCAAAAGCATGGAGACACTGATGAAAGCTCTATAAAGCAAGTAGTATTGGCGGAATTAACAGCCATAGAAATGGCAGCCAGAAATAAAGGCGAGTTAACAGGGATAGCATCTGGATTTATAGACTTAGATGGGGTTACTCAAGGTTTTCAAAAGGGAGACTTAATAATTGTTGCTGCAAGACCTGCTATGGGTAAAACTGCATTTGTACTTAATATAGCAGCTCATATAGGAATTGAATTGAAGAAAAAGGTAGCTGTTTTTTCGCTAGAAATGCCAAAGGGACAATTGGCCCGAAGGCTTATGGCGCAAGAAGGGCATGTTGATTCTAAAAAGATGAAATCTGGAAATCTAACAGAGGCAGATTGGGAACTTTTGATTCAAGCAGCCACGAAAGTGGGTTGTTCAAATATTGTTCTTGATGATGCCATTGGTGGACTGACGCCACAAAAGTTGAGACATAAATGTAGAAAACTGGCAGCGGATGGTGATTTAGCAGTTATTATAATCGATTATTTACAGCTGATGGATGGAGACAAGCGTGTTGACAACAGACAGGTCGAAGTATCTCAAATTTCTAGAAGTCTAAAAATGATAGCTAAAGAACTTAATGTTCCCATTATAGCTTTATCACAACTATCAAGAAGTGTAGAAGACAGAACTGATAAGAGACCAATGATGTCGGATCTTCGAGAGTCTGGCGCAATTGAGCAAGATGCTGATATTATTATGTTTCTTTACAGGGATGAGTACTACAATCATGACTCGGACAAGAAAAACACAACAGAACTGATTATTGGAAAACATAGAGGTGGCGAGCTTGCGACTATTGAGTTAGCATGGCTGCCAGAATTTACTAAATTTGCTAATAAGGATTATACACAGGGGGGTGTATAA
- a CDS encoding MBL fold metallo-hydrolase yields the protein METQQGTVKVRLHRGAKQIGGVCTEIFTDDTRLLFDIGAPLEGEGEQARLDIDGVTTGTTNCNGIFLTHYHGDHIGEVDFVDVAIPVYMEKHARKILELQQDYKKGVVGAVWADNVNEIEIGKPIRIKEFTITALESDHSAVNSVMFLIEAYGKRILITGDYRLHGFYKDKVEASLMNLGHIDLMITEGTNISKDTALKVPYLTEQALIPAFKDAFKKYKYVFLLASSSQLDRIASFSRCVPYGKYMITDRYQYDLMQIYDEDREKEFKSNKVLYDSEYVLEKAEKAGFGRVVRSNHSFQLIVKDFFERHPEDTCLIYSMWGGYINKLSDVKTLVDYAGDNLIRAHVSGHVTKEDLERAIDIVKPEKLLIHHTSATDNGVEKLIIQSSTSLVHTQDGKEIEV from the coding sequence ATGGAAACGCAGCAGGGAACTGTAAAAGTTAGACTACATAGAGGTGCAAAGCAGATTGGTGGAGTGTGCACGGAAATATTTACAGATGATACTAGATTGTTATTTGATATAGGAGCACCACTAGAAGGAGAAGGTGAGCAAGCTAGACTTGATATAGATGGTGTTACTACTGGTACTACTAATTGCAATGGTATTTTTCTCACGCACTATCATGGGGATCATATCGGTGAGGTTGATTTTGTTGATGTGGCGATTCCAGTCTATATGGAAAAGCATGCTCGGAAAATTCTTGAGCTTCAACAGGATTATAAAAAAGGCGTAGTGGGAGCAGTATGGGCAGATAATGTTAATGAGATTGAAATTGGTAAGCCTATTAGGATTAAAGAGTTCACTATAACGGCGTTAGAATCAGACCATTCTGCTGTTAACTCTGTAATGTTCTTAATAGAAGCATATGGTAAAAGAATTCTTATTACTGGTGATTATCGTTTGCACGGTTTCTATAAGGACAAAGTAGAGGCTTCATTAATGAATCTTGGACATATTGATTTGATGATTACAGAAGGGACAAATATTTCTAAAGACACCGCGTTGAAAGTGCCATATCTTACAGAGCAAGCTTTAATACCAGCTTTTAAAGACGCATTTAAAAAGTATAAATACGTTTTCTTATTGGCTTCATCTTCACAACTAGATAGAATAGCTTCATTTTCAAGATGTGTACCATATGGGAAGTATATGATAACTGACAGGTATCAGTATGATTTGATGCAGATATATGATGAGGATAGGGAAAAAGAATTCAAATCTAACAAAGTACTATACGATAGTGAATATGTATTAGAAAAGGCTGAGAAGGCCGGATTTGGAAGGGTTGTTAGAAGTAATCATTCTTTTCAATTAATTGTAAAAGATTTTTTTGAAAGACACCCAGAAGACACATGTTTGATTTATTCTATGTGGGGTGGATATATTAATAAGCTTTCAGATGTAAAGACTCTGGTTGACTATGCTGGTGACAATCTGATAAGGGCACATGTTTCAGGGCATGTGACGAAGGAAGATTTGGAGAGGGCAATTGATATAGTAAAACCGGAGAAATTGTTGATTCATCATACATCTGCAACTGATAATGGAGTGGAGAAACTTATAATACAAAGTTCTACAAGCCTGGTACATACACAGGACGGAAAAGAAATAGAAGTGTAA
- a CDS encoding helix-turn-helix transcriptional regulator yields the protein MYGTGTKKMLNMLILDILREYSDSEHRLLQQDIIDLLKYNYGMDCERRAVKNNIVSLQEMGYDIVAKQGYYLNTRDFTDAELRLLIDSIFTSGAISDKDAHSLVKKLERYSNKYFKAHVSHIHSTSSGKNTDNPMVMDSIAIIDEAISKGRQISFSYLQYGIDFKLHPKRSQKYIVSPYQMISNRGKYYLIAKTEEYENLSHYRLDRIANVEILKDKNKPIKSIHGYERGLNLKDYLAEHFYMYSGESIHIKLKAHENLMDNLVDSFGKDFRVVPEGEDEIIASLKCNPDTFFYWAMQYGLNIEVLEPESMRERIQSACKEIEKKYC from the coding sequence ATGTATGGAACAGGGACAAAGAAAATGTTAAATATGCTTATATTGGATATTCTCCGAGAGTATTCAGATAGTGAGCATAGGCTTCTACAACAGGATATTATTGATTTGCTTAAGTACAATTATGGAATGGATTGCGAAAGAAGAGCTGTCAAAAATAACATAGTAAGCCTTCAAGAGATGGGCTATGATATCGTGGCAAAACAGGGATATTATTTGAATACTAGAGATTTTACAGACGCAGAATTGCGTCTTTTGATAGATAGTATTTTTACATCTGGGGCCATTTCTGACAAGGATGCCCATTCACTTGTAAAAAAGCTAGAACGTTATTCTAATAAATACTTTAAAGCGCATGTATCTCATATTCACAGCACTTCAAGTGGGAAGAATACTGATAATCCAATGGTCATGGATTCTATAGCAATTATAGATGAAGCTATTTCAAAAGGTCGACAGATATCGTTTTCTTACCTGCAATATGGAATTGATTTTAAGCTTCACCCTAAACGCAGTCAAAAATACATAGTAAGTCCTTACCAAATGATTAGTAATAGAGGTAAATACTATCTCATAGCAAAGACAGAGGAATATGAGAATCTCTCGCATTACCGGCTGGATAGGATTGCCAACGTGGAGATACTGAAAGATAAAAATAAGCCGATTAAAAGTATTCATGGCTATGAAAGAGGTCTTAATTTAAAGGATTATTTAGCAGAGCATTTTTATATGTATTCTGGTGAGAGTATTCATATTAAGTTAAAAGCTCATGAGAATCTTATGGATAATCTGGTGGATAGCTTTGGAAAGGATTTTAGAGTTGTACCAGAAGGTGAAGATGAGATTATTGCTAGTTTGAAGTGCAATCCAGATACTTTTTTCTACTGGGCAATGCAGTATGGATTGAACATTGAAGTTCTTGAACCAGAAAGTATGAGAGAACGCATCCAGAGCGCATGCAAAGAAATAGAAAAGAAGTATTGTTAA